The following are from one region of the Sphingomonas oryzagri genome:
- a CDS encoding sugar phosphate isomerase/epimerase family protein, giving the protein MNRRAFVASAGALAAASTFGGIARAAQIRKIGLQLYTVREIFQSDPVGTLEKVARIGYREVEYGGGNYDTMDHALLRKTMDRLHLTSPSLHIPYDTLLNRFGDAVKMAKTLGADTIVVPWLPEELRSETAFAGVVENVNRFAKQARGAGLGLAYHNHDFEFLNRSGNGTLYDKLVDGTDPSLVKLELDLYWAVHAGQDAGKLIDRLGTRLYAFHAKDMKADRSMAAVGTGTIDFAALFKRPGAAKVQHFYVENDEAQAPYLPDITTSFKNLRALRF; this is encoded by the coding sequence ATGAACCGACGCGCTTTCGTCGCGAGCGCGGGTGCGCTCGCGGCTGCCTCCACGTTCGGCGGGATCGCCCGCGCCGCGCAGATCCGCAAGATCGGCCTCCAGCTCTATACGGTGCGCGAGATCTTCCAGAGCGATCCGGTCGGCACGCTCGAGAAGGTGGCGCGCATCGGCTACCGCGAGGTCGAATATGGCGGCGGCAATTACGACACCATGGATCACGCGCTGCTGCGCAAAACCATGGACCGGCTGCACCTGACTTCGCCGTCGCTCCACATCCCGTACGACACCCTGCTCAACAGGTTCGGCGATGCGGTGAAGATGGCGAAGACGCTCGGCGCCGACACCATCGTCGTCCCGTGGCTACCGGAGGAGCTGCGATCCGAAACCGCATTCGCCGGGGTCGTGGAAAACGTGAACCGTTTCGCGAAGCAGGCGCGCGGTGCGGGCCTCGGCCTCGCCTACCACAATCATGATTTCGAGTTCCTCAACCGGTCGGGCAACGGAACGCTCTATGACAAGCTGGTCGACGGCACCGATCCGTCGCTGGTGAAGCTGGAGCTCGATCTCTATTGGGCGGTCCATGCCGGGCAGGACGCCGGCAAGCTGATCGATCGGCTCGGCACCCGGCTCTATGCCTTCCATGCCAAGGACATGAAGGCGGATCGTTCGATGGCCGCCGTCGGCACCGGCACGATCGACTTCGCCGCCCTCTTCAAGCGACCGGGTGCAGCGAAGGTGCAGCATTTCTACGTCGAGAATGACGAGGCGCAGGCGCCCTACCTCCCCGACATCACGACCAGCTTCAAGAATCTGCGCGCGCTGCGCTTCTGA
- a CDS encoding c-type cytochrome — translation MKPVHGFVAVVAITLAAPAVAQDAGAQAFGMCKACHTIDKGGRNGVGPNLSGLFGRKAGSVAGFNYSPAMKTSGIVWDEKTLADFLASPGKKVPGTKMPISVSDPAKRAALVAYLKTATVK, via the coding sequence ATGAAGCCAGTCCACGGTTTCGTTGCCGTTGTGGCGATCACGCTCGCCGCGCCAGCCGTTGCGCAGGATGCCGGCGCGCAGGCTTTCGGCATGTGCAAGGCCTGCCACACGATCGACAAAGGCGGGCGCAACGGCGTCGGCCCAAATCTTTCAGGTCTGTTCGGTCGCAAGGCGGGATCGGTCGCCGGGTTCAATTACTCCCCCGCGATGAAGACCTCGGGCATCGTCTGGGACGAGAAGACGCTCGCCGACTTCCTCGCATCGCCCGGCAAGAAGGTTCCGGGCACGAAGATGCCGATCAGCGTGTCCGATCCCGCCAAGCGCGCGGCGCTCGTCGCCTATCTCAAGACCGCGACGGTGAAGTAA
- a CDS encoding hydroxypyruvate isomerase family protein, translating into MGPSRRSVLAGTLAGIGTAAIATSGRAASNAARFSLKFAPHEGSFASRGGVIEQIAYAADQGFTAWEDNEATSRPVAQQEAMAKAFRQRGMTMGVLVASMPKWSQYRPLLGSGDRTEQDAMLADIRASIDVAKRFDARWMTVVTGFMDPKVPVDIQTARIIEVMRRAGDIAAQHDVVLVMEPLNTITNHPNIFMRTIPQGFAVATAVNNPSVKVLADLYHAQIQAGNLIPTLDSCWDEIAYIQFGDNPGRLEPGTGEINYHNIVRWLKARRYAGVIGMEHGNSLDGRAGEDRLIAAYRAIDAA; encoded by the coding sequence ATGGGCCCCTCGCGGCGATCCGTTCTGGCCGGCACGCTCGCCGGGATCGGCACGGCGGCGATTGCGACGAGCGGTCGCGCCGCCAGCAACGCCGCGCGCTTCTCGCTCAAGTTCGCGCCGCACGAAGGCAGTTTCGCCAGCCGTGGCGGAGTGATCGAGCAGATCGCCTACGCCGCCGATCAGGGTTTCACGGCGTGGGAGGATAACGAGGCGACGTCGCGCCCCGTCGCCCAGCAGGAGGCGATGGCGAAGGCTTTTCGCCAGCGCGGCATGACGATGGGCGTGCTGGTCGCGAGCATGCCGAAATGGAGCCAGTACCGCCCGCTGCTCGGTTCCGGCGATCGGACGGAGCAGGATGCGATGCTCGCCGATATCCGGGCTTCGATCGATGTCGCCAAACGGTTCGACGCGCGATGGATGACGGTGGTCACGGGGTTCATGGACCCGAAGGTGCCGGTCGACATCCAGACGGCGCGGATCATCGAAGTGATGCGCCGCGCGGGCGACATTGCCGCGCAGCATGATGTCGTGCTGGTGATGGAGCCGCTCAACACCATCACCAACCACCCGAACATCTTCATGCGCACGATCCCCCAGGGGTTCGCGGTCGCCACGGCGGTGAACAATCCCTCGGTCAAGGTGCTGGCCGATCTCTATCACGCACAGATTCAAGCCGGGAACCTGATCCCGACGCTGGACAGCTGCTGGGACGAGATCGCCTACATCCAGTTCGGCGACAATCCTGGGCGGCTGGAGCCGGGCACCGGCGAGATCAACTATCACAACATCGTGCGCTGGCTGAAGGCACGCCGCTATGCCGGGGTGATCGGCATGGAGCATGGCAATTCGCTCGACGGGCGGGCCGGCGAGGATCGTCTGATCGCCGCCTACCGCGCGATCGACGCGGCATGA
- a CDS encoding Gfo/Idh/MocA family protein, with the protein MTQRPLRLGLLGGGPGSFIGAVHRMAAGLDGRFTLVAGAFSRSLDKSRAQAERWGVATDRAYDGIEAMLASEQARENGIEAIAIATPNDSHFAIAKAALEAGLPVICDKPMTATLAEAEALAPIVAASRQPFALTYTYTGYAMIREARARVAAGAIGRVRKITVDYPQGWLSDAIEGENMQAGWRTDPARAGAGGAIGDIGVHAFQLAEYVSGLQASELVADLPRVVPGRRLDDDCNILLRFAGDVPGVLTASQIATGERNGLRLRIYGDKGGLEWCHDAPGDLVLRWPDARSEIFHAGAPTLSPDAQRAIRLPSGHPEGFIEAFATLYSDFADAIHGISGRLDTVLPGIRDGLRSMRFVGCAVRSHDARAWLPFPGDPA; encoded by the coding sequence ATGACGCAGCGTCCTCTCCGGCTCGGCCTGCTCGGCGGCGGACCGGGCAGCTTCATCGGCGCGGTGCACCGCATGGCCGCCGGCCTCGATGGCCGCTTTACGCTCGTCGCGGGCGCGTTCAGCCGCAGCCTCGACAAGTCGCGGGCGCAGGCAGAGCGCTGGGGTGTTGCAACCGATCGCGCCTATGACGGCATAGAGGCGATGCTCGCCAGCGAGCAGGCGCGCGAGAACGGCATAGAGGCGATTGCGATCGCCACGCCCAATGACAGCCATTTCGCCATCGCCAAGGCAGCGCTGGAGGCCGGCCTCCCTGTCATCTGCGACAAGCCGATGACCGCGACCCTCGCCGAGGCCGAGGCACTGGCGCCGATCGTCGCGGCGAGCCGCCAGCCCTTCGCGCTGACCTACACCTACACCGGCTACGCGATGATCCGCGAGGCGCGCGCCCGCGTCGCGGCCGGCGCGATCGGCCGCGTCCGCAAGATCACGGTCGATTATCCGCAGGGCTGGCTCTCCGATGCGATCGAGGGCGAGAATATGCAGGCGGGCTGGCGCACCGACCCTGCCCGCGCCGGTGCGGGCGGCGCGATCGGCGATATCGGCGTCCACGCCTTCCAGCTCGCCGAATATGTCAGCGGCTTGCAGGCGAGCGAACTGGTTGCCGACCTGCCGCGTGTCGTGCCGGGGCGCAGGCTCGACGATGACTGCAACATCCTGCTGCGCTTCGCAGGTGATGTGCCCGGCGTGCTCACCGCTTCGCAGATTGCAACGGGCGAGCGCAATGGCCTCAGGCTGCGCATCTACGGCGACAAGGGCGGCCTCGAATGGTGCCACGACGCGCCGGGCGACCTGGTCCTGCGCTGGCCGGATGCGCGCAGCGAGATCTTCCATGCCGGCGCGCCAACCCTCAGCCCCGACGCCCAGCGCGCGATCCGCCTTCCGAGCGGCCACCCGGAAGGCTTCATCGAGGCGTTTGCCACACTCTATTCCGATTTCGCTGACGCGATCCATGGCATATCCGGCCGGCTCGACACGGTGCTGCCGGGCATCCGCGATGGCCTGCGCTCGATGCGCTTCGTCGGCTGCGCCGTCCGCTCGCACGACGCCCGCGCGTGGCTGCCCTTCCCCGGAGACCCCGCATGA
- a CDS encoding sugar phosphate isomerase/epimerase family protein → MKTIKGPGIFLAQFLGDEAPYDTLDHLAEWAAGLGYKAVQIPCTPKLIDLETAAESQSYCDDLRGRLDKHGIAVSELSTHLQGQLVAVHPAYDNLFDGFAAEHVRGKPAERQAWAVEQVKLAARASRRLGLDAHATFSGALAWPYVYPWPQRPAGLIDEAFAELGKRWRPILDAFEEQGVDCAFEIHPGEDLHDGATFERFLDTVDQHLRARILYDPSHFVLQQLDYLAFIDIYHDRISCFHVKDAEFRPTGRSGVYGGYQSWVDRPGRFRSLGDGQVDFGAIFSKMAAYDYRGWAVLEWECALKHPEDGAREGAPFIRDHIIRVTPHAFDDFAASRTDRAANRRILGLPPEHQGSRGEFQ, encoded by the coding sequence ATGAAGACGATCAAGGGCCCCGGCATCTTCCTCGCCCAGTTCCTCGGCGACGAAGCGCCCTACGACACGCTCGACCATCTCGCCGAATGGGCCGCGGGCCTCGGCTACAAGGCGGTGCAGATCCCCTGCACGCCCAAGCTGATCGACCTCGAGACCGCCGCCGAGAGCCAATCCTATTGCGACGATCTGCGCGGCCGGCTCGACAAGCACGGCATCGCCGTCAGCGAGCTTTCAACCCACTTGCAGGGCCAGCTGGTCGCCGTGCATCCCGCTTATGACAACCTGTTCGACGGCTTTGCGGCCGAGCATGTGCGCGGCAAGCCGGCCGAGCGACAGGCCTGGGCGGTGGAGCAGGTGAAGCTCGCCGCGCGCGCCAGCCGCAGGCTCGGCCTAGACGCGCATGCCACCTTCTCCGGCGCGCTGGCATGGCCCTATGTCTATCCTTGGCCCCAGCGGCCCGCCGGTTTGATCGACGAGGCCTTCGCCGAACTCGGCAAGCGCTGGCGCCCGATCCTCGACGCGTTCGAGGAGCAGGGCGTCGATTGTGCGTTCGAGATCCATCCGGGCGAGGACCTGCACGACGGCGCCACCTTCGAGCGCTTCCTCGATACCGTCGATCAGCACCTTCGCGCGCGCATCCTTTACGACCCGAGCCATTTCGTGCTGCAGCAGCTCGATTATCTGGCCTTCATCGACATCTATCACGACCGGATCAGCTGCTTCCACGTCAAGGATGCCGAGTTCCGGCCGACCGGTCGCTCCGGCGTCTATGGCGGTTACCAAAGCTGGGTGGACCGCCCTGGCCGCTTCCGCTCGCTCGGCGACGGGCAGGTCGATTTCGGCGCGATCTTCTCGAAGATGGCGGCCTATGACTATCGCGGTTGGGCCGTGCTCGAATGGGAGTGCGCGCTGAAACATCCGGAGGACGGCGCGCGCGAAGGCGCCCCCTTCATCCGCGATCACATCATCCGCGTCACGCCCCACGCCTTCGACGATTTCGCGGCGAGCCGTACCGATCGCGCCGCCAACCGCAGGATTCTCGGCCTTCCGCCGGAGCATCAAGGATCACGAGGAGAGTTTCAATGA
- a CDS encoding GMC family oxidoreductase, protein MASTNKFDAIVIGSGVSGGFAAKELTEKGLRVLMLDRGYMVEHGEGYPYDGKPAFELPARGDVPQAIVDSDYFIAKHGYLSTSNVQFYNDDRLNPYAYDQGSKFYWIRPAAVGGKSLIWGRWSFRWSPADFEANKREGIGGAWPIGYDDVAPWYSYVEKYIGVSGSRENLPYLPDSEFQPPMPMNVAEKWFKQRLESGFPGRKLINARLSNMTEDKPEQNRTKCQFRNQCSNGCSFGAYFSTQAVTLPAARATGRLTVRPDAVVSNLEYDPAKKRVTGVRFVDAKTGQAEIVKADIVFLCASAMGSVQILMNSRAPGSERSWFDTSGMLGRSVMDHIFRVNISGEVPGMTEFIEYGRRPGSVYIPRFRNIGQDEGVGFRRGYGYQGGASRSMAKPVGFGKAMKEGMRKYAPWRFSIGAFGECLPYDDNRVSLVPDKLDRFGIPQMRFDVTFRDNEFKMMADARQQGEIMLRQAGLLNVTSDEAEHVPGDAIHEMGGARMGNDPRSSVLNKWNQAHEAPNLFVTDGSQMNSVSCVNPSLTFMAMTCRAVDHAVKLRRAGTI, encoded by the coding sequence ATGGCATCGACCAACAAGTTCGACGCGATCGTCATCGGTTCCGGCGTCAGCGGTGGCTTCGCGGCCAAGGAGCTGACCGAGAAGGGCCTGCGCGTGCTGATGCTCGATCGCGGCTACATGGTCGAGCATGGCGAGGGCTACCCCTATGACGGCAAGCCCGCCTTCGAGCTACCGGCGCGCGGCGATGTGCCGCAGGCGATCGTGGATAGCGACTATTTCATCGCCAAGCACGGCTATCTCTCGACCAGCAATGTCCAATTCTACAATGACGACCGGCTGAACCCCTACGCCTACGATCAGGGCAGCAAATTCTATTGGATCCGCCCGGCGGCGGTCGGCGGCAAGTCGCTGATCTGGGGGCGCTGGAGCTTCCGCTGGAGCCCCGCCGATTTCGAGGCGAACAAGCGCGAAGGGATCGGCGGCGCATGGCCGATCGGCTATGACGACGTTGCGCCGTGGTACAGCTATGTCGAGAAATATATCGGCGTTTCCGGCTCACGGGAAAACCTGCCCTATCTGCCGGACAGCGAATTCCAGCCGCCGATGCCGATGAACGTCGCGGAAAAGTGGTTCAAGCAACGGCTCGAATCCGGCTTCCCCGGCCGCAAGCTGATCAACGCGCGCCTCTCCAACATGACCGAGGACAAGCCCGAGCAGAATCGCACCAAGTGCCAGTTCCGCAATCAGTGCTCCAACGGCTGCTCGTTCGGCGCCTACTTCTCGACGCAGGCCGTCACGCTGCCCGCAGCACGCGCGACCGGACGGCTGACCGTGCGGCCCGACGCGGTCGTCTCTAACCTCGAATATGATCCGGCGAAGAAGCGCGTCACCGGCGTGCGCTTCGTCGATGCCAAGACCGGGCAGGCCGAAATCGTGAAGGCGGATATCGTATTCCTCTGCGCCTCCGCCATGGGATCGGTGCAGATCCTGATGAACAGCCGCGCGCCGGGATCGGAGCGCAGCTGGTTCGACACCAGCGGGATGCTCGGCCGCTCGGTGATGGATCACATCTTCCGCGTGAACATCTCCGGCGAGGTGCCGGGGATGACCGAGTTCATAGAATATGGCCGGCGTCCCGGATCGGTCTACATCCCGCGCTTCCGCAATATCGGGCAGGACGAAGGAGTCGGTTTCCGGCGTGGCTATGGCTATCAGGGCGGCGCGAGCCGCAGCATGGCCAAGCCGGTCGGCTTCGGAAAGGCGATGAAGGAGGGCATGCGCAAATATGCCCCGTGGCGCTTCTCGATCGGCGCGTTCGGCGAATGCCTGCCCTATGACGACAACCGCGTATCGCTCGTTCCCGACAAGCTCGATCGCTTCGGCATCCCGCAGATGCGCTTCGACGTCACCTTCCGCGACAACGAATTCAAGATGATGGCGGACGCACGCCAGCAGGGCGAGATCATGCTGCGCCAGGCCGGTCTGCTCAACGTCACCAGCGACGAGGCCGAACATGTGCCGGGCGACGCGATCCATGAAATGGGCGGCGCGCGCATGGGCAACGATCCGCGCTCGTCGGTGCTCAACAAGTGGAACCAGGCGCATGAGGCGCCCAACCTGTTCGTCACCGACGGTTCGCAGATGAACTCGGTCTCCTGCGTCAATCCGTCGCTCACCTTCATGGCGATGACCTGCCGCGCGGTCGATCATGCGGTGAAGCTGCGCCGGGCAGGCACGATCTAG
- a CDS encoding gluconate 2-dehydrogenase subunit 3 family protein: protein MIDRRHALAGMAALFAAPLFAPIARAAGLAGPATRPVVSEGAPSVQVFTPAQHTLMTQLSERILPTTDTPGAIAAGVPAYIAKLLADWALPAERIPILAGLDAIEAKSQQDYKISATQASPDQQDALLTAAMNAQFAGGAAFFEAFRQLVITGYYTSEIGMTQEQEYLPVPGEYHGDYLYSKVNKVYTA from the coding sequence ATGATCGACCGCAGGCACGCGCTGGCCGGCATGGCGGCACTGTTCGCCGCGCCGCTGTTCGCGCCCATCGCCCGCGCGGCAGGCCTTGCCGGGCCGGCGACGCGCCCGGTGGTGAGCGAGGGGGCGCCCAGCGTGCAGGTGTTCACACCCGCCCAGCACACGCTGATGACGCAGCTGAGCGAGCGCATCCTGCCCACCACCGATACGCCCGGCGCGATCGCCGCCGGCGTGCCCGCCTACATAGCGAAACTGCTCGCCGATTGGGCGCTCCCCGCCGAGCGCATTCCCATCCTCGCCGGTCTCGACGCGATCGAGGCGAAGAGCCAGCAGGATTACAAGATTTCCGCGACGCAAGCCTCGCCGGACCAGCAGGACGCTCTGCTCACCGCCGCGATGAACGCACAATTCGCGGGTGGTGCCGCCTTCTTCGAAGCGTTCCGCCAGCTCGTGATCACCGGCTACTACACGTCCGAGATCGGGATGACGCAGGAGCAGGAATATCTGCCCGTCCCCGGAGAGTATCACGGCGACTATCTCTATTCCAAGGTCAACAAGGTCTACACGGCATGA
- a CDS encoding 3-keto-disaccharide hydrolase encodes MKSILAGTAPLLLLALPVAVAAQQAKPEDTEQWSPAVPVVTPGRSDTASPPSDAIVLFDGKSLDQWANVKDGAPAGWTVADGIATVKKEAGNIQTRRSFGSYQLHLEYRIPANVTGKGQARGNSGLFLASTGPGDTGYELQIMDSYHNDTYVNGQAGAIYKQFPPLANPARKPGEWQSIDVVWTKPTFAADGSVKTPAYLTAYFNGVLVQDHVALRGETLYIGKPSYKPYDKAPIKLQAHGDPSPPISYRNIWVRDLDRSAS; translated from the coding sequence ATGAAATCGATCCTCGCGGGCACCGCCCCGCTTTTGCTGCTTGCGCTCCCCGTCGCGGTCGCCGCGCAGCAGGCCAAGCCGGAGGATACCGAGCAATGGTCCCCCGCCGTGCCGGTGGTGACTCCCGGTCGCAGCGACACCGCCTCGCCGCCGTCGGACGCGATCGTGCTGTTCGACGGCAAGTCGCTCGATCAATGGGCCAACGTGAAGGACGGCGCGCCTGCCGGCTGGACCGTGGCGGACGGCATCGCCACGGTGAAGAAGGAGGCCGGCAACATCCAGACCCGTCGCTCCTTCGGCAGCTATCAGCTGCATCTCGAATACCGCATACCCGCCAACGTCACCGGCAAGGGGCAGGCGCGCGGCAACAGCGGGCTGTTCCTCGCCTCCACCGGGCCGGGGGATACCGGCTACGAGCTGCAGATCATGGACAGCTACCACAACGACACTTACGTCAACGGGCAGGCAGGCGCGATCTACAAGCAGTTTCCGCCGCTGGCGAACCCGGCGCGCAAGCCAGGCGAATGGCAGAGCATCGATGTCGTGTGGACCAAGCCGACCTTCGCCGCAGACGGTAGCGTGAAGACGCCGGCCTATCTCACCGCCTATTTCAACGGGGTGCTGGTGCAGGATCACGTCGCGCTGCGCGGTGAGACGCTCTACATCGGCAAGCCCAGCTACAAGCCCTACGACAAGGCGCCGATCAAGCTGCAGGCGCATGGCGATCCCAGCCCGCCGATCAGCTATCGCAACATCTGGGTGCGGGATCTGGATCGATCCGCTTCCTGA
- a CDS encoding Gfo/Idh/MocA family protein has translation MTIDRRTWLTGAAAGVAGMALPVQAAKRHRRIAPSDRVNVAAIGAGGMGAANMEQLTSQNIVAIADPDLSHVAKSFVDSSGAPIAERAALKAAYDKADKYADYRRMLDTRKDIDAVVIATPDQHHAVAAKMAMERGLHVYVQKPLTYTVREARLLDELARTNPRLVTQMGNQGHSGDDGRRVVELIRGGAIGAVREVHVWTNRPIWPQGVARPAALPTPAGFDWDVWLGPATVDWGYNPLYAHFNWRGWQPFGCGALGDMGAHLLDFPVWALEPGLPTRVETRHSAWGENQRTPDAGEGDQRGSYPLATITTFTFGNAKGGPLTITWYDGGLMPPTPPRLPPEAVMKPEGGVMFVGAQGMLMHETYGEKPVLIGDGTAQRAAAIPQSLPRIKDGRQGHEMNWIRAIRGEEAISSPFAVGAPLTETMLLGIVAMRAGQPIEYDGAAGRITNLPDANRYLDRTYRKGWEL, from the coding sequence ATGACGATCGATCGTCGCACATGGCTCACCGGCGCGGCGGCCGGCGTCGCGGGGATGGCGCTCCCCGTGCAGGCCGCGAAGCGCCACCGCCGGATCGCTCCCAGCGATCGGGTCAACGTCGCGGCGATCGGTGCCGGCGGCATGGGCGCCGCCAACATGGAGCAACTCACCAGCCAGAATATCGTCGCGATCGCCGACCCCGATCTGTCGCACGTCGCCAAATCGTTCGTGGACAGCAGCGGCGCCCCGATCGCCGAACGCGCGGCGCTCAAGGCCGCCTACGACAAGGCCGACAAATACGCCGACTATCGCCGCATGCTCGATACCCGAAAGGACATCGACGCGGTGGTCATCGCTACGCCCGACCAACATCACGCGGTCGCCGCGAAGATGGCGATGGAGCGCGGCCTTCACGTCTATGTCCAGAAGCCACTGACCTACACGGTGCGCGAGGCGCGACTGCTCGACGAGCTGGCTCGCACCAATCCCCGCCTCGTCACCCAGATGGGCAATCAGGGGCATTCGGGCGACGACGGGCGCCGCGTGGTCGAGTTGATCCGTGGCGGTGCGATCGGTGCGGTGCGCGAGGTCCATGTCTGGACCAACCGGCCGATCTGGCCGCAAGGCGTCGCCCGGCCTGCCGCATTGCCAACGCCCGCCGGGTTCGACTGGGACGTTTGGCTCGGCCCGGCGACGGTCGATTGGGGCTACAATCCGCTCTACGCCCATTTCAACTGGCGCGGCTGGCAGCCCTTCGGCTGCGGCGCGCTGGGCGACATGGGGGCGCACCTGCTCGATTTCCCGGTCTGGGCGCTGGAACCGGGCCTGCCGACCCGTGTCGAGACGCGCCACTCCGCCTGGGGCGAGAACCAACGCACGCCGGACGCCGGCGAGGGAGACCAGCGCGGCAGCTACCCGCTCGCCACCATCACCACCTTCACCTTCGGCAACGCAAAGGGCGGGCCGCTCACCATCACCTGGTATGACGGCGGTCTGATGCCGCCCACCCCGCCAAGGCTTCCCCCAGAGGCCGTGATGAAGCCCGAGGGCGGCGTGATGTTCGTGGGTGCGCAAGGCATGCTGATGCACGAAACCTACGGCGAGAAGCCGGTCCTGATCGGCGATGGCACCGCCCAGCGCGCCGCCGCCATCCCGCAATCGCTGCCCCGCATCAAGGATGGGCGGCAGGGCCACGAGATGAACTGGATCCGCGCGATCCGTGGCGAGGAGGCGATCTCCTCCCCCTTCGCTGTCGGCGCACCCCTCACCGAAACCATGCTGCTCGGCATCGTCGCGATGCGGGCCGGCCAGCCGATCGAGTATGACGGCGCGGCCGGCCGCATCACCAACCTGCCCGACGCCAACCGCTATCTCGACAGAACCTACCGAAAGGGATGGGAGCTATGA